The sequence below is a genomic window from Streptomyces sp. B21-105.
CCGGTGACACCGCCGACTGGAACAACACGGTGCTCTCCGTCGCGGGACGCTCGATCGACTTCGTCATCGTCCACTGGTATCCGGGCGGCACCACCACTGCCGAGCTGCTGAACACCCCCTCCCAGATCGCCGGTGTCAGGTCCTCGCTGCGCTCGCTGATCGCCACCCACGCGGGCTCGCACGCCGCTTCGGTGGAGATCGCCGTCACCGAGACCGACGCCGTCGGCTCACCCGCCTTGACCAGCCAGGCCGCAGCCCTGTTCGCGCCGGACACCTACATGACCTGGTTCGAGCAAGGTGCCACCCACGTGGACTGGTGGAACCTGCACAACGGCACGGGCGAAGCACCCACCACCGTCCACGGCGAGACCGACTACCAGGACGGGGGCATTCTCTCCGCCGGAACCTGCGCCGGGGGGAAGTGCGAACCGCCGCGCGAGACGCCCTTCCCCACCTACCGGGGCATCCGCTCACTGACCGCACTGGCGAAGCCTGGCGACACCATGGTCAAGTCGTCCTCGGGCAACTCGTCGGTCGCCGTGCACGCGGTGCGGAGCGGAAAGGGCGGTCTGAACGTCATGCTGATCAACAAGAGCCCGAAGGACGCGGCGCAGGTGTCGCTCTCGTACGCCGGATTCACCCCGGCCGCAGGGGTGGTCACGACCGTTTCGTATGCCAAGGGCGACACCTCCCTGACGACGGGCGAAGCGGGGCACGGCGGGCGCACAGAAGCTGCCGCCGTACTCGATCACGACTCTTCAGCTGAAGCCCGCGTCGGGGACTGCCGGCGCTGACAAGCCGTCGCCCGCCGCCACGCCGCCCGTCGCCGCGCCGCTTGTCTCCGCCGCCGGCAAGACCGGCAGCCGTGCGCAGGCGGAGAACGGCGCACCCGCCGGCCGGCCGTCCCCGAGCAGCAGCAACACGTTCGGCCCCCTGGCTTCCACCGGGGCGAGCACCGCTGTCACGTACAGCGCCATCGGTGGCCTGCTGGTCATCGCTGCCGGCGGCGTGCTGGTACTTCGCGGACGTCGCCGCAGGGCTTTGCACGGCAAGTGAGACCGCGTGAGTGACTGACGGCCCGGCAGCAACGCCACCCACCCGTGGCGTGCGCGCCGGGCCGTCGGCCTCCGCGCGGGCGTCGGCGTCGGCGGTCAGGAAACAAACAAGGCCCGGGTCGTTGGCCTGGCCTGCCTCGGCACCGGTCCCGACCCGCGGGGCGGCCCACGGGCCGCGTTCCGGGCCACCGTGGAACTGCCGCGCGAGGACTTCGCGATGAACTACAACCAGACCGTCCAGGCCGTCCAGGGCGAACAGCTTCCGCCGCTCGCCTGACGGCGGAGACGGCTCGGCCCCCTGCCTCACTCGGGAAGCAGGGGGCCGAGCCGTCTGTGTCCTGTGTGGCTGCTGGCGCCCAAAGTCGCCCGCCGCTCACGCGACGCCCGGGCGTCCTGGTAGTGCTCACGATGTTCCATCGGCAGATCGATGCCGTGCGATTCCTCGAATGCTCGGATCTCCACCTCTGGCATCCGAGGTGCCAGTTCGTACTGGTGCGTGTGCGCTCCGAAGCGCTTCCGCCCCGGGTCGTGTGCTGCCATCGCATGTATCCGTGCGCGTACGCCGTCCTCGTCCCAGCTCTCCATCCGGCGACGGTAGCGTTGAGGTCTGCGACCCGGTACGCCGCACCCTCGCGCCACGCGTCCCGAATGGAATCGCACCTACGCTGCGTGGCGTCTCCTGTGGGTCAGTGGCCGGCTGGGCCTTGGCTCGCGTTCTGGGTGTTCGCGGTGGGTGTGGTGGACGGTGCGGGTGCGGGTGCGGGTACGGATGCGGTGGTGGGGGTTTTGGTGTGGTTGCGGAGGAGGAGACAGATGAGGATTCCGATGGTCACTACCGCGATGGGGAGGGCTGTCGTGGTGTGGAGGGTGGTCAGGAAGGCGGCTGCGTAGGTCTTGCCGGTGGCGAGTTCGGCGGTGAGTCGGTTCTGGAGCAGGGCGCTGACGGTGGCGGCGCCGATGACGGAGCCGGTCTGGCGGATGGTGTTGTTGATGCCTGACGCCGCGCCTGCGTGGTGAGGTGGGATGTGGCGCATGGTTTCGGCGGTCATGGGTGCGAGGGTGCAGCCGATGCCGAGGCCGGTGAGGAGGGTGGCGGGGAGAAAGGCCTGCCAGGGTGTCGCGGGGCCGGCGGTGAGGGCGATGGCGACGATGCCGCAGGCGTAGAGGGTGAGGCCGGTCAGGAGGAGGGGTTTGCCGCCGATGCGGTCGGCGAGGCGTCCTGCGTAGGGGCCGAGGGCCATGGACACCAGGGACGAGGGGGCGAGGACGAGGCCGGCTTTCATCGCGCTGAGGTGCAGTACGGACTGCAGGTAGAGGTTGAAGGGCAGTACGAGGCCCAGCATGGCGATGGAGATGAGGCCGACCAGTACGGTCATGACGGTGAAGTTGCGGTCTTTGAAGAGGGTGAAAGGGACGAGGGGTTCGCGGTCCTGGGTGGCGCGCTGGTGCAGCAGAAAGACGCCGGCCAGTGCCAGGCCCGCGGCGATCAGGCCCCAGATTCCCGCCCCCCAGTGGTAGCGCTGACCTTCCTGGAGGCCGAAGGCGAGGCAGAACAGCGCGGCGGTGGCCAGGAGCACGCCCGTCAGATCGAAGCGGTGGGTGCGGGCGGGGCGGATGTCGGGGACGAGCGTGAAGGTCAGGGCGAGCGCTGC
It includes:
- a CDS encoding cellulose-binding protein — translated: MLRHCVVGAVAVLAASAGVGALAPSAGAAPTVGIRVDAGTSLGTVPSSGVGLNTGYGDEHMGSVKATSLMKAAGVRQLRFPGGSGADDYHWKTHTYGDGSGWIPSNTNFDHFMATAQKVGAQPILTANYGSGTPKEAADWVKYANVDKGYGVKYWEIGNEVYGNGHYGDGKGWETDNHADKSPKEYGKNLVAYSKAMKAVDPKVKIGAVLNTPGFWPDAEKAAGDTADWNNTVLSVAGRSIDFVIVHWYPGGTTTAELLNTPSQIAGVRSSLRSLIATHAGSHAASVEIAVTETDAVGSPALTSQAAALFAPDTYMTWFEQGATHVDWWNLHNGTGEAPTTVHGETDYQDGGILSAGTCAGGKCEPPRETPFPTYRGIRSLTALAKPGDTMVKSSSGNSSVAVHAVRSGKGGLNVMLINKSPKDAAQVSLSYAGFTPAAGVVTTVSYAKGDTSLTTGEAGHGGRTEAAAVLDHDSSAEARVGDCRR
- a CDS encoding DHA2 family efflux MFS transporter permease subunit, which produces MRKWRSNPWAVLVTLSLGFFMTLLDLTIVNIAIPDMISGLGATLDEALWTVSGYALALSVSLITASRLGDLHGPRTLFAAGLTVFTLASIACGLTPGAAALIAARAVQGVGAALLVPQTMTLIVSVFPAHRRGAALGIWGMVAGAATLAGPTLGGVLVSTVGWRWIFLVNVPLGIAALALTFTLVPDIRPARTHRFDLTGVLLATAALFCLAFGLQEGQRYHWGAGIWGLIAAGLALAGVFLLHQRATQDREPLVPFTLFKDRNFTVMTVLVGLISIAMLGLVLPFNLYLQSVLHLSAMKAGLVLAPSSLVSMALGPYAGRLADRIGGKPLLLTGLTLYACGIVAIALTAGPATPWQAFLPATLLTGLGIGCTLAPMTAETMRHIPPHHAGAASGINNTIRQTGSVIGAATVSALLQNRLTAELATGKTYAAAFLTTLHTTTALPIAVVTIGILICLLLRNHTKTPTTASVPAPAPAPSTTPTANTQNASQGPAGH